In Lolium perenne isolate Kyuss_39 chromosome 5, Kyuss_2.0, whole genome shotgun sequence, the sequence tatttcaatcctatcaattgcccaactgtaatttgttcacccaacacttgttattggagagtcactactagtgtagatagctgggaaccccggtccatctctcatcatcatatactcgttctacatgtcattggaagtagtatcgactattttctggtgacattgctctcatattactgctactgctgctgtgttactgttactattgctctcatattactgctgctttcacatcacccctgttactagtgcttttccaggtgcagctgaattgacaactcagttgttaaggcttataagtatcctttacctccccttgtgtcgaatcaataaatttgggttttacttccctcgaagactgttgcgatcccctatacttgtgggttatcagtctcCTCTACCGAATCCTCAAATATTGTGAAGTTTGAGTGGGGGAGTGGAGAGATCTAGGAGATTTAGGGTGTGTTTGGCAGCCCGTATCAACCCAGAATTTCCCATCTCAACAGAGATATTTGGTCATACCTATGTTTGTTAGCCCGGGTGAACACAGATGGGCTATGCCCACCTCATACAGAAAATGCCCTCAGCCTGGCCCGGTTgtgaagctcaaatcgagcttcacaaCCCAGCCAAGCTGAGTCCATCCCGCAAACGTCCTCGGAGCCCCACCAGCGAACCCCCAGACCACAGCCCGGCCTCCTCATTTTCTCTCGAACGAAAGGAACACGGAAACTGGTCGCTCCCGTGCCCCTCCCATGGCCGTCGCCCGCCACCACCCCctggccgccggccgccgccaccccctcccctggcctccctggacgccgctcgccgcCCGCCGCTGCCCCCTGTCCGGCGCCAGCCGTCCACCGGACGCCGCCCGCCGCTGCCTCAGCGGCGCCGGCCGTCCCTCGGACGCCGACTGCAACCGTACATCGCAGTCACCGGCGCCGTCGCGCTGGACCACCACGCTGCTCGGCAGGACGCGCCTCAGCTCCAGACCGTCGGACGGACGCGCCTCAGCAGGCCCCGCATCGGCCCTTCCTCCTCCCGCGCCGGACAGAGGCAGCAAGCCCGCTGCCGACGAGCCACCGCCCCACGGCCCTCCTCCCGCCCTCCTCCCGCAACCCCCGGCGCCCCACGGCCCTCCGACCACCATCGCTGGCGCCCCATGGCCCGTCATCGCCGGCGATCTGGTCCCAGCATGGCTGAGGGCCTGATTGCTTTTTAGTTGTTTTGTTTAAGGTCTTTAGTGCAAGAGTTTGGACCTCTTTGTTATTTCTTAGGTTTTGGGCAAATCTCCACCCATACGGTTACCAAACAAAGTATCACTTTGAATTCTCCCAACGCATACAAGCTAACAAACACACCAAAAAATTCTAAGTCAGCTTGTATAGGGTGAGATATCTCAAGTGAGAATGTAAATCTGAAATGgcacgggctaccaaacacacccttaagcTCTAGCAATGGAGTTCAAGAAGATGTGCAAGAAGGGTTGACTccattggggaagaaggggcctttttataCCCCCTGGAAATCCTGCCATTGGAGGCtccatggccggtagtaccggcgaggttgggccggtactaccggaacTTGCCGACCTGGCAGAACGACATCGAGCTGGGGAAGTGGCTATCGTGGGAGGGAGACCGGCACCAGCGGCCATGCCCGGGCGGTAccaccggccatggtaccggccgcgCGACCAAGATTACTAGGAGCACCCCAGCTTCGGCGGTACCACGGGCGGCACCACCGGTGGCTGCCTGGCGGTGGTACCGGTCCACCACGAGCAGTACGACCGGCCAAGGCTCCCCACGCGCCCAGcctcctttttttttccttttcttatctTTCTTTTATTTATCTATTTTCTTCTCATTTTTTTCTTCCATTCTTTGACATGAATGATGCACATAGAATTGCCCAGCTATAGCATCTTTGAATATAAATAATAAGTCCCACATGATTCTCTCATGTCATGAATCATCCATAGAGAGAAATAGCAAGACACACATGAAGCTCTTCAATCTTTTGGGCAATAATTCGacaattattatcatcaataaAATCTTACAATTCTTATAAAAATATTTAGTTTAAACACAACagttgtcatcaacaccaaaaccaCTTAAGGAGATATGTTATTTCAATCCCCCCTTTTTGATTCTTGATGGCAACATAATGATTTGCATAATAATTGAATTTAAGCACAATCTATAAAATGTAGATAAgctccccctagacatgtgcatCTATTTAAAATTTCATTAGAATACAAAGAGCACATCATCTAGGATCAATACTCTCTAATATTTTATAGACTAACCAACAAGTGCAAGATACAAAGAGTAACAATCATATTCATAACTTGCACTAAGTAAAGACATATCATATATGAGTAAAGACAAGTGCTGAGATTAGAGATCATACCACAAGTAGTTTCCACTTAGTCTTTACcatatatagatagatagatagcatATGTCTCACACATAGATAAGGTTCATAAAACATAATGAAAGAGTTCACAACACCTAATAGTCATAAGTCACAAGCATAAAGAGTCAAAGAAAACGCAAGCTTGTGACTTCCCATGCAAGTCCCGTGAGCAATCTAATagaactcttctccccctttggcatcaagaCGCCAAAAAGTTTGAAGAGCGATGCTAGCGTTCCGTGAGTCACAAAGGAAGTCCTCAACATCGTCGTAGTGAGAAGGGTCGGCACTGTGAGAGGGTCCGACTTCACCATCAGACCACTGACTATGAGAAGAGATCCACTGCGGCTTAGGACTGATATTTTCTTGAGACCCTGGAGGAGACACTTCCAATTCTAGCTtcctcatgatgctcttctggcGCTGTCGAGCTTTCTTCTCGGCCACATATGCGTCATACATGCGCTCCTGGATATCCAGTTGGAGACAGCAGGTCTTCTTCACTTTGATCTTGAGCATCTTGTACCAAGATGGCTCGTGCATAGGGTCATACATGGAGTTGGGAGGTGGCTCAAGTAGATGAAGCCGCCCAGATGCAGTCGCCGCCGCTGCCACCGTCGCCGTCCGGAGATACGTGCGCCTCTTACCTGCTTGCCGACGGGGTAGAAATAGGCGATGGGGCGCGGCAGTAGGCGACGAAATCCTTTCCGCCTCTTTTCGCTTTTCGCCGATGTGCGCCGCAGCTCCCGCCATCTccaccctcgtctccgcgtgtgTGCTGAAGATTCGCTTTTGCATCAGCCGCGTTCCAGATTTGCCTGCACCGCGGGGAACTGCCGAACCGTGCGTTCCTCCATAGCCTAGCCCGATGGTGTTTTGAAAACCGATTCATACAACAACGTCGTTTAGATTAGATAACCAAGCAAACCGAAAATTGCTGGGGGCGATGTGAGCCCAACGACTAGGCTACCAAACGCCCCTTCCTTCACCCGATTATCGCTCGCCCTGGTCTTCCTGGGTCCTCTGTGACTAAATGCTGGTATAAGTAGTCCTCCTCCTTCCCCTGCTTCCTCACCAAAACCAAAGCACCGCCGAATCCTCAATCCTCCCGCTTCCGCAGCACcttgcctcctcctccgcccaaaccctagcccgccgccgccgtctcgcACCCACCGCCGGCTGCCGCCCGCCGCTCGCCGCCCTCCCCTTGCGTTGCGGCATTTCCACGAGCACCTCGCGcgcctctcccctcccctccgcgCCGCGGCAGTTCGGCGTTTCCGCGCGCCCTTGCGATGGCTCGCGGCCTACGAGCCATGGTCCGGGAGGCTCTAGACCTCCACACCGCCGGCCAGAACGACGAGGCGCTGGCCTGCGCCACCGTGCTCGCCCGGGCCAACCCGGACTCCGCGCTCGCCCTCAACCTCCTCGGCACCCTCCACGTGCACGCCGCCACCGTGGCGTGGAACGAAAGGGCCCCCGGCGACGACGAGGCTGCCGCCAAGTTGGAGGCGTCTCACCACCGCGATGCCCTCGACGCCTTCTCCGCCGCTGCGCGCATCGCGCCCAACTGCGTCATGACCGGCATCTACCGCGCCCAGGCGCTCACCGCCAACCAGCGGTTCACGGACGCGATGATGGAGCTATTCCGCGTCCTCTCGACCACCGACAACCACGCCGACCCGGCGGTGAACCACGTGGGCTACGACGTTACCGGAGGCAACACCGCCAAGTCGAGGAAGGCTGACGCTGTGCGCAAGGCCGGCGACATCATGCAGGACTTGACGCGCATGATCAACAACGACATTGTGCCCGTACAGGCCGCCAGGTGCCTCCGCGAGGACGCCACTGCTGATCAAGTGCGAGCGCGTATGAAGCTTCTCGCCGAGACCTATCCTTACTCGTCGCGCGCCCAATTGTTCCGCGTACACGTGGAATTGGAGCAAGTCCGTGCCCTCGACCAGGGATTTCTCAGGAAGGGGCTTCTGCGCGGCGTTCTCGCCCTGATTTCTCAAGCGGCGGGTAACTTCGACCGCTCGCCCCTGATTGCCTTGTTCCACGCCAAGGTCTTGTTCGCCCTGGATGATTTTGATGGAGCGGAGAGAGAGTGCCGCCGAGCACTTCGCATCGAGGAGCCGAATGACCCCAGGTGGGACGACATACCTCCTGCTCTATCTGTTCCCGGCGCAGATTACGAATCCAGAGTATCTTCTGTCAAGAGACAGCTCCGTATCTTGCTCAAGCGGATCATAGTTGTGGCTGCCGTATGCTGGAGCTCTATCCAAACCACGCAACAGGGCGACAGGGTTGACAGGGTCATATCACTGAGGATTGACAAGATGAAGGAGCACTATGATGGAATCGACAAGTCGGCGGCCAAGACCATATCTGATGTACTGCGCTTTCTCCAGAGTCAGAGTTCATGGAGTTTCTTTGTTTGCCCCAATACCAGTTGTAATGGAAAAAAGTTTTCGGACACTGAATCGCTCTGGGTACACATGCGCAAGAAGCACCGAGATGAGCTCTGGGATAAGCTGCAGTCAGTCTTAGGTTCAGATCTCTATGAAAATGCAGCAAACGATGATGATCACCCGTTTGATGCGATAACTCTCCGTCAAGATTCAGACAAGCATGACATCTTCCATTTACCAATGGTGCAACCTATGTTTGAATCCTTGCTCCTTTCACCATCTGTTGGAATCCAAGCAGAACCCCTTGCTGAAATGCGACAAAGGAAATGCACAGAAGGAGCTGATATCATTGCGGATATCAAGAAGAAGCTGAGGATGTTGCCTAAAGATGAACTTAGCACCAAGGTCTGGCACTTTTACATCACATGGTTTCAGTTTAGCATTCTTCCTTGTTTCGTTGTTCCGCTGATAGTAATGTTTATCAGCTAATGATTGACGTGGTTTCAAACTGCAGTATGAGGAGTTGTGTTTCACAATACATGACTTGTGGCTTAAGTTCCTCAAAACTTCTGCTCTGGATCATCGTGAAGTCATCCTTCCCCTTGCAAGATCATTCCAATGGGTTCGTTAACATATGAAATGCTTGATTTCTACAGCTACATTCTTTTTTTTGCTCAATTTCTCGCATTGTGTGCTAACTGATAACCATCTTTGCAGATACAAATGAAAAATTCGATTGCTCTTAGCGCAAAGGATCTTGGTAGGTTCATTGGGGATGCCGATATAGACATTATGCCCAGTAAAGTTCCTGCTGCCCCTGACAGGAATGTTTCTGTGGTACACGCCAGCAATATTGACAACCCAAGTGGTGAAAACCTACAGGCAGAAAACTTGCAGGTTATTTTGTTTACCTTTACGACTTGTACTGAAACTGTTTCTGTGGTACAGTTCCTAAGATGTGTTAATTTATCTGCTTAAAGCTGAAGCTAACATGGTGAAATTGTTTACAGCCTTTGTGCTCAGACGAGACACTTAAGGATGGTGAAAAATGTGAAGAAAGGTACAAAATAGGCAAACCCTTAATATTATGGCTGTCAGGTTTACTCTTTCTATAAAGTTCTGGTTACTTCTGTACTTGGCTCTGCAATGACTATCACCATATAGATGTCTTATTTTGATTGTCTGCACATTGGATGTTGTAGCCAGTAGACAGTATCACTGACTGCGATATTTACCTGTGCTTTCAATAAATCCCATTAGTATCTAATGGTTGACCTGAGTTCAGTTATGAAAACGGCAACTGATGAGTTCAGTTATGACCTGAGTTCAACTAAAGAAAATAATTAATTTTAGAGTTCAGTTATGTTCTTCTCAAATTTTTGCATCTGCTATATACAGATAGACTACAGAAAACTCAACTAGGCTGTTAAACTTCCCTCCTTTTTCTGAACTACGCAAGGAAGCTCACTTGTTTCACTAATGATGCAGTGAGGTTCATGTTGTAGATAGCAATTCTGAGATCATGGTAGACCAAAGATCTACGGATCCACCAATTGACGTTCTTGCAGGAAGTGCAGAGG encodes:
- the LOC139830145 gene encoding uncharacterized protein, whose amino-acid sequence is MVREALDLHTAGQNDEALACATVLARANPDSALALNLLGTLHVHAATVAWNERAPGDDEAAAKLEASHHRDALDAFSAAARIAPNCVMTGIYRAQALTANQRFTDAMMELFRVLSTTDNHADPAVNHVGYDVTGGNTAKSRKADAVRKAGDIMQDLTRMINNDIVPVQAARCLREDATADQVRARMKLLAETYPYSSRAQLFRVHVELEQVRALDQGFLRKGLLRGVLALISQAAGNFDRSPLIALFHAKVLFALDDFDGAERECRRALRIEEPNDPRWDDIPPALSVPGADYESRVSSVKRQLRILLKRIIVVAAVCWSSIQTTQQGDRVDRVISLRIDKMKEHYDGIDKSAAKTISDVLRFLQSQSSWSFFVCPNTSCNGKKFSDTESLWVHMRKKHRDELWDKLQSVLGSDLYENAANDDDHPFDAITLRQDSDKHDIFHLPMVQPMFESLLLSPSVGIQAEPLAEMRQRKCTEGADIIADIKKKLRMLPKDELSTKYEELCFTIHDLWLKFLKTSALDHREVILPLARSFQWIQMKNSIALSAKDLGRFIGDADIDIMPSKVPAAPDRNVSVVHASNIDNPSGENLQAENLQPLCSDETLKDGEKCEESEVHVVDSNSEIMVDQRSTDPPIDVLAGSAEVELEKKDRPEEANCSYNNDGDKSNDLSLDHLPPIRTRIHFVSNAQNAQNDQSRPRFIPLEGCSSSYASQLHMERMFLSMNAYPYLHCNCYWNFCDT